One genomic region from Clostridium saccharobutylicum DSM 13864 encodes:
- a CDS encoding zinc dependent phospholipase C family protein: protein MNVLEKFYSYVFKKILQTINPVKKRIMKTECIVHKFINIQSLTVLGNDGNTEAYKIMKSYISDIEAGVVWADQDLKSSNHFYNPNTNKGLYGSNDAKKECISYYTKALNEYLHGDIKNSMFYLGASCHLIQDLTVPQHANVKLLNDHKSYENWVIRAHKHYNEFKIKEGGIYFNSLENYIDFNSKEAIKIYTKYSSVENKQVRFYKITSEILTMAQATTAGLMLKFYKDIQEIKPLMT, encoded by the coding sequence ATGAATGTTTTAGAAAAGTTTTATTCATATGTATTTAAAAAAATACTACAAACTATAAATCCTGTGAAGAAGCGAATTATGAAAACCGAGTGTATAGTTCATAAATTTATAAATATTCAATCTTTAACGGTGCTTGGAAATGATGGAAATACAGAAGCTTATAAAATTATGAAATCATATATAAGTGATATAGAGGCTGGAGTAGTTTGGGCTGATCAGGATTTAAAAAGCAGTAATCATTTTTATAATCCAAATACTAATAAAGGATTATATGGTAGTAATGATGCAAAAAAAGAATGTATATCTTATTATACTAAGGCGTTAAATGAGTATTTACATGGTGATATTAAAAATTCAATGTTCTATTTAGGTGCTTCTTGTCATTTGATTCAAGACTTGACAGTTCCTCAACATGCTAATGTTAAGTTATTAAATGATCATAAAAGTTATGAAAATTGGGTGATTAGAGCCCATAAACATTATAATGAATTCAAAATCAAAGAAGGGGGAATATATTTTAATTCATTAGAGAATTACATTGATTTTAATAGTAAAGAAGCCATAAAAATATACACAAAATATTCTAGTGTAGAAAATAAGCAAGTCAGGTTTTATAAAATTACTTCGGAAATTTTAACAATGGCTCAGGCTACTACCGCTGGTTTGATGCTTAAATTCTATAAAGATATACAAGAAATTAAACCTCTTATGACTTAA
- a CDS encoding glycoside hydrolase family 16 protein, protein MKSSKLILRLAVKTAIITNLILVGNISLASLKAHAETTTDNWKLMWSDEFNGDKINPSNWTYDIDGHGWGNNELEYYTDRPENARVEDGNLIIEARKESYKGSQYTSARLKSEGLQNFLYGKIEARIKLPEGQGLWPAFWMLGSNMASVGWPECGEIDIMEHVNFADDIYGTAHWNAHDGEQYKSYGGQIKIDVTKYHNYSVEWSPNSIKWFVDDTKYAEYDITNSVNGTNSYHKPFFILLNMAVGGNWPENPDSSTEFPAKMYVDYVRVYNDSSSKIQTRNMWLKDESTGCWSYLGEDGNTKTGWLYDNGKWYYFYGNGQMATGFINLGGDAYYYLDESNTSNIGIMQTGWQKINGYWYYFNTSSDSGVTGMMKKGWQKIDGAWYYFYYGDGKMASNTNIDGYYINSSGAWSKS, encoded by the coding sequence ATGAAATCAAGTAAATTAATTTTGCGATTAGCAGTAAAAACTGCAATTATAACTAATTTAATTTTAGTAGGTAATATAAGTTTAGCTTCTTTAAAAGCACATGCTGAAACTACAACAGATAACTGGAAGCTTATGTGGAGTGATGAATTCAACGGAGATAAGATTAATCCATCAAATTGGACTTATGACATTGATGGACATGGATGGGGAAATAATGAACTTGAATATTATACTGATAGACCTGAAAATGCACGAGTTGAAGATGGCAATCTTATAATAGAAGCACGAAAAGAATCGTACAAGGGTAGTCAGTATACTTCAGCACGTCTAAAATCTGAAGGATTGCAAAACTTCCTCTACGGAAAAATCGAAGCAAGAATTAAGCTTCCTGAAGGTCAAGGTCTTTGGCCAGCATTCTGGATGTTGGGTTCAAATATGGCGTCAGTTGGTTGGCCTGAATGTGGCGAAATTGATATTATGGAACATGTAAATTTTGCTGATGATATTTATGGTACTGCTCATTGGAATGCACATGATGGAGAACAATATAAGTCTTATGGTGGTCAAATAAAAATTGATGTTACTAAATATCATAATTATTCCGTTGAATGGAGTCCAAATTCTATTAAATGGTTTGTAGACGATACTAAGTATGCAGAATACGATATTACAAATAGTGTTAATGGCACTAATTCATATCATAAACCATTCTTTATACTTTTAAATATGGCTGTAGGGGGAAATTGGCCTGAAAATCCTGATTCTTCAACTGAGTTTCCTGCTAAAATGTATGTTGATTATGTACGTGTGTATAATGATAGTTCATCAAAAATCCAAACAAGAAATATGTGGCTGAAGGATGAAAGTACTGGCTGCTGGTCCTACTTAGGTGAAGATGGAAACACGAAAACAGGATGGCTTTATGATAATGGAAAATGGTATTATTTTTATGGAAATGGCCAGATGGCAACGGGATTTATAAATCTTGGAGGGGATGCATATTACTATTTGGATGAGAGTAATACAAGCAATATTGGAATTATGCAAACAGGCTGGCAAAAGATTAATGGTTATTGGTATTATTTTAATACTAGCAGCGATAGTGGCGTTACTGGAATGATGAAAAAAGGATGGCAGAAAATAGATGGAGCTTGGTATTACTTCTATTATGGTGATGGAAAAATGGCTTCCAATACAAATATAGATGGTTATTACATAAATTCAAGTGGAGCATGGAGTAAAAGTTAA
- a CDS encoding DUF4317 domain-containing protein — protein MRKKDILELKRRLKKDECTFTKMCGCYVNGEKNIILNLKETFLNLREEEFFKYLEIARKTLSGTIGNNILELNFPLNEETIGGKQLSLMELKKSKLKDDDLLDNFYKSIIDSYDYTGNFLILIFHDAYDVLIKTTDNSKLDESEEVYEYVLCAICPVSLSKPALGYLEDENRIGARIRDWTVGPPDLGFVFPAFIDRSTDIHSVMYYTKNAKDPHPEFMEEVLGCSSKQTATEQKEKFQTIIRNAIGSDEKKSDHLFMEIQETLNTIVDDHNTVNGKDAEPVILTNDNIQDILIESGIPEEITAKIEKSYTEEFGDTPPVVDHLIDAKVLAANEQRKKEKRLEKKVQILEEKLEKTKQAATLDSEKESALESETNTISETHSDINLESTSNAEIDSTTLEQSSDFEIDSDTNLEPTSDSEIESKEHTTPNYDIVLHVKPQKVPQIKSQIIDGQKCIVIPMDDDEQANVNGIDALL, from the coding sequence ATGAGAAAAAAAGACATATTGGAATTAAAAAGACGATTAAAAAAGGATGAATGTACATTTACCAAAATGTGTGGTTGCTATGTAAATGGAGAAAAGAATATTATTTTAAATCTTAAAGAAACTTTTTTAAATTTAAGAGAGGAAGAATTCTTCAAATACTTAGAAATTGCAAGAAAAACATTATCCGGTACAATTGGAAATAATATTTTAGAACTTAACTTTCCTCTTAATGAAGAAACTATAGGTGGCAAGCAGCTTTCTTTAATGGAACTAAAAAAAAGCAAATTAAAAGATGATGATCTTCTTGATAACTTCTATAAATCAATTATAGATAGCTATGATTACACTGGTAATTTTCTAATACTCATTTTTCACGACGCTTATGATGTTCTAATAAAAACTACAGATAATTCAAAGTTAGATGAATCTGAAGAAGTATATGAATATGTTTTATGTGCAATATGTCCAGTGTCACTTTCCAAACCAGCTCTTGGTTATCTTGAAGATGAAAATCGAATTGGTGCACGTATTAGAGATTGGACAGTTGGTCCCCCTGATCTTGGATTTGTATTTCCAGCTTTTATAGACCGTAGTACTGACATTCATTCAGTTATGTACTATACAAAAAATGCAAAAGATCCACATCCAGAATTCATGGAAGAAGTTTTAGGCTGTAGTTCAAAGCAAACTGCTACTGAGCAGAAAGAAAAATTCCAAACTATTATTCGTAATGCAATTGGCAGTGATGAAAAAAAATCTGATCATTTATTTATGGAAATTCAAGAAACTCTTAATACTATAGTAGATGATCATAATACTGTTAATGGTAAAGATGCTGAACCTGTAATTTTGACTAATGATAATATTCAAGATATTCTAATTGAAAGCGGAATTCCTGAAGAAATCACTGCCAAAATCGAAAAATCATATACAGAAGAATTTGGTGATACTCCTCCTGTAGTAGATCATTTAATTGATGCAAAAGTACTTGCCGCAAATGAACAAAGAAAAAAAGAAAAAAGACTTGAAAAAAAAGTACAAATACTAGAAGAAAAACTTGAAAAAACAAAGCAAGCTGCTACATTAGATTCAGAGAAAGAATCAGCTTTGGAATCAGAGACTAATACTATATCAGAAACACATTCTGATATTAATCTAGAATCAACTTCAAATGCTGAAATAGATTCTACCACTTTAGAACAAAGTTCTGACTTCGAAATAGATTCTGATACTAATTTAGAACCAACTTCTGACTCTGAAATAGAATCTAAAGAACATACAACGCCAAATTATGATATTGTACTTCATGTAAAACCTCAAAAAGTCCCTCAAATAAAATCACAAATAATTGATGGACAAAAATGTATTGTTATTCCTATGGACGATGATGAACAAGCTAATGTAAACGGCATTGATGCCCTGCTTTAA
- a CDS encoding YczE/YyaS/YitT family protein: MNNTIEKLKKKSNINFLIRILISLIGVAFVGFGIAFNSAAMLGNDAVAIIYDGIRNAFGFQLSELGMITNVVNYSIIIIAFILNKKYINIGTFIYTIPMGTFVGIGSKIHEYMHFSNILESRILSSVLGCSMTFLGLGIFIAIDIGLDPFTSIHMIVRDAIKSQYKTARVICDVTSVSLGFILGGKAGIVTVIAALIAGPSIQFASEFFKKVFVLNIKLNNDDILEC, encoded by the coding sequence ATGAACAATACAATTGAGAAACTAAAGAAAAAATCAAATATAAATTTTTTGATTAGAATATTAATATCATTAATTGGAGTTGCATTTGTTGGTTTTGGAATTGCATTTAATTCAGCTGCAATGCTTGGAAATGATGCAGTAGCAATTATATATGATGGAATTAGGAATGCATTTGGATTTCAGTTAAGTGAATTAGGAATGATAACAAATGTGGTTAATTATTCAATAATAATAATCGCATTTATACTTAATAAAAAGTATATAAACATAGGAACATTCATATATACAATTCCTATGGGAACTTTTGTTGGAATAGGTTCTAAAATTCATGAATATATGCATTTTTCTAATATTTTAGAGTCGAGAATATTAAGTTCAGTGCTTGGATGTTCAATGACATTTTTAGGGCTTGGAATTTTTATTGCAATAGATATTGGATTAGATCCATTTACAAGTATACACATGATAGTAAGAGATGCAATAAAATCTCAATATAAAACAGCAAGAGTAATTTGTGATGTTACGTCAGTATCACTTGGTTTTATACTTGGAGGAAAAGCAGGTATAGTAACAGTAATTGCAGCATTAATAGCAGGACCGAGTATACAATTTGCATCAGAATTTTTCAAAAAAGTATTTGTGCTAAATATTAAATTAAATAACGATGATATTTTAGAATGTTAA
- a CDS encoding phosphopentomutase: MKKYKRIFTIVIDSLGIGEEADSKEYGDIGVDTLGHIAESVENLKIPNLQKLGLANLHPIKHVESVEKPLGHFMKMKEASVGKDTMTGHWEMMGLRIDTPFQTFTDTGFPQELLDELTKRTGHKIVGNKSASGTEILDELGEHQMKTGDMIVYTSADSVLQICGHEETFGLDELYRCCEIAREITLKDEWKVGRVIARPYVGMKKGEFKRTSNRHDYALKPYGRTALNVLKDNGFDVISVGKINDIFDGEGITESNKSKSSVHGMEQTLEIMDKDFKGLCFVNLVDFDALWGHRRNPIGYAEELERFDINLGNVLNKLGEDDLLIITADHGNDPTYKGSDHTREFVPFLAYSPSMAENGVMETSNGFAAIGATIVDNFGLQMPENTIGESVLDKLI, from the coding sequence ATGAAGAAATATAAAAGAATTTTTACAATTGTAATTGACTCACTTGGAATTGGAGAAGAAGCAGATTCAAAAGAATATGGAGATATTGGTGTTGATACGCTTGGCCATATAGCAGAATCAGTGGAAAACTTAAAAATTCCTAATTTACAAAAGTTGGGTTTGGCTAATTTGCATCCAATTAAACATGTAGAATCTGTAGAAAAGCCTTTAGGTCATTTCATGAAAATGAAAGAAGCAAGTGTAGGTAAAGATACAATGACTGGCCACTGGGAAATGATGGGGTTAAGAATAGATACTCCATTTCAAACATTTACGGATACAGGATTTCCACAAGAGTTATTAGATGAGTTAACTAAAAGAACAGGGCATAAAATTGTAGGAAATAAAAGTGCAAGCGGTACTGAAATATTAGATGAACTTGGTGAACATCAGATGAAAACAGGAGATATGATAGTATATACTTCAGCAGATTCTGTTTTACAAATTTGTGGTCATGAAGAAACATTTGGTTTAGATGAACTTTATCGCTGTTGTGAAATTGCAAGGGAAATAACTCTTAAGGATGAATGGAAAGTAGGAAGAGTTATAGCAAGACCATATGTTGGAATGAAAAAAGGTGAATTTAAACGTACAAGTAATAGACATGATTATGCTTTAAAGCCATATGGAAGAACTGCACTTAATGTATTAAAAGATAATGGTTTTGATGTGATATCTGTTGGAAAGATAAATGATATATTTGATGGTGAGGGTATAACAGAAAGTAATAAATCAAAAAGTTCTGTTCATGGAATGGAACAAACATTAGAAATAATGGATAAAGATTTTAAGGGATTATGTTTTGTTAATTTAGTTGACTTTGATGCATTGTGGGGTCACAGAAGAAATCCTATTGGTTATGCAGAAGAATTAGAAAGATTTGATATTAACTTAGGAAATGTATTAAATAAACTTGGAGAAGATGATTTGCTTATAATTACTGCAGATCATGGTAATGATCCAACTTACAAAGGCAGCGATCATACACGTGAATTTGTTCCTTTCTTAGCATATTCACCATCAATGGCTGAAAATGGAGTAATGGAAACAAGTAATGGGTTTGCAGCTATAGGAGCTACAATAGTAGATAATTTTGGATTACAAATGCCTGAAAATACAATCGGAGAATCTGTACTAGACAAACTTATTTAA
- the udp gene encoding uridine phosphorylase, translating to MADYTEGSGKQYHINVGKGEVGKYVILPGDPKRCKKIAEHLENPKLIADNREYTTYTGYLDGVKVSVTSTGIGGPSAAIALEELVNCGADTFIRVGTCGGMDIDVKGGDVVVATGAIRAEGTTREYAPIEFPAVANFEIANALVQASKELNKTYHAGVVQCKDSFYGQHSPETKPVSYDLLNKWNAWLKLGCLASEMESAALFVVSSYLKVRVGSVFLVIANQEREKAGLENKQVHDTETAIEVAVQAIRNLIKAENQK from the coding sequence ATGGCAGATTATACAGAAGGTTCAGGAAAACAATACCACATCAATGTTGGAAAAGGGGAAGTTGGTAAGTATGTTATATTACCAGGAGACCCTAAAAGATGCAAAAAAATAGCGGAACATTTAGAAAATCCAAAGTTGATTGCTGATAATAGAGAATATACTACTTATACAGGATATTTAGATGGTGTTAAGGTAAGTGTTACATCAACAGGAATAGGCGGACCATCAGCTGCAATAGCATTAGAAGAATTAGTAAACTGCGGAGCTGATACATTTATAAGAGTAGGCACATGTGGTGGAATGGACATAGATGTTAAAGGTGGAGATGTAGTTGTAGCTACTGGAGCAATTAGAGCTGAAGGTACAACTAGAGAATATGCTCCGATTGAATTTCCAGCAGTTGCAAACTTTGAAATTGCAAATGCATTAGTTCAGGCTTCAAAAGAATTAAATAAAACATATCATGCTGGAGTTGTTCAATGTAAGGATTCATTTTATGGCCAACATTCTCCAGAAACAAAGCCTGTTAGTTATGACTTATTAAATAAATGGAATGCGTGGTTAAAGTTAGGATGTCTTGCTTCTGAAATGGAATCAGCTGCTTTATTTGTAGTATCAAGTTATTTAAAAGTTAGAGTTGGATCAGTATTTTTAGTAATTGCTAATCAAGAACGTGAGAAAGCAGGACTTGAAAACAAGCAAGTGCATGATACAGAAACAGCAATAGAAGTTGCAGTTCAAGCAATTAGAAATCTAATAAAAGCTGAAAATCAAAAATAA
- a CDS encoding NupC/NupG family nucleoside CNT transporter: MKYIIGIIGLVVVLALAWLGSYDKKNIKYKPIIVMFVLQFILGFAILNTEIGNFLVGGIVNGFQVLLKCAGEGVNFVFGGLVNDNQYTFFISVLLPIIFISALIGILQYMKILPIVIKYIGKALSKVNGMGELESYNAVASAILGQSEVFISVKKQLGLLPKHRLYTLCASAMSTVSMSVVGSYMVMLQPRYVVTALILNLIGGFIIASVINPYTVTEEDDILVVDKKTKQTFFEVLGEYIMDGFKVAITVGAMLVGFVAIITMINTLFKMIFGISFQDILGYVFSPFAFLMGVPLNESIKAASVMATKLVSNEFVAMNLLASGSVELSARANAIVSTFLVSFANFSSIGIISGAVKGLNEEQGNVVARFGLKLLYGATLVSLLTGTIVGLII, translated from the coding sequence ATGAAATATATTATTGGAATTATTGGATTAGTTGTTGTTTTAGCACTTGCATGGCTTGGGAGTTATGATAAGAAAAATATAAAGTACAAGCCTATAATTGTAATGTTTGTATTACAATTCATACTTGGCTTTGCTATATTAAATACTGAAATAGGAAATTTTTTAGTAGGTGGTATAGTAAATGGTTTCCAAGTACTACTTAAGTGTGCTGGAGAAGGCGTGAATTTTGTATTTGGTGGATTAGTTAATGATAATCAGTATACATTTTTTATTAGCGTTCTTTTACCAATAATCTTCATTTCAGCTTTAATTGGTATTTTACAATATATGAAAATACTTCCTATTGTAATCAAATACATAGGAAAAGCTTTAAGCAAAGTTAATGGAATGGGAGAATTAGAATCGTATAATGCAGTAGCATCAGCTATTCTTGGACAATCTGAAGTATTTATTTCAGTAAAAAAGCAACTTGGTTTATTACCTAAACATAGATTGTATACTCTTTGTGCATCTGCTATGTCAACAGTATCTATGTCCGTAGTGGGTTCTTATATGGTTATGTTACAACCTAGATATGTTGTAACAGCACTTATTTTAAATTTAATTGGAGGATTTATTATAGCATCAGTTATAAATCCATATACTGTAACAGAAGAAGATGATATTCTAGTAGTTGATAAAAAAACAAAACAAACATTTTTTGAAGTTCTTGGTGAATATATTATGGATGGATTTAAGGTGGCAATTACAGTTGGCGCTATGTTGGTTGGATTTGTAGCAATAATTACCATGATTAATACATTATTTAAGATGATTTTTGGAATTAGTTTTCAAGATATACTTGGTTATGTATTTTCTCCATTTGCATTCCTTATGGGTGTACCTTTAAATGAATCAATAAAAGCTGCAAGTGTAATGGCAACTAAATTAGTTTCTAATGAATTCGTTGCAATGAACTTATTAGCAAGCGGAAGTGTAGAGTTGTCAGCAAGAGCAAATGCTATTGTTTCTACATTTTTAGTTTCATTTGCAAATTTCTCATCAATTGGAATTATTTCAGGAGCAGTAAAAGGACTTAACGAAGAACAAGGAAATGTTGTTGCACGTTTTGGACTAAAACTATTATATGGTGCAACATTAGTGAGTCTTTTAACAGGAACAATTGTTGGATTAATTATTTAA
- the udp gene encoding uridine phosphorylase, translated as MTDYTEGSGKQYHINIGKGEVGKYVILPGDPKRCKKIAEHFENPKLIADNREYTTYTGYLDGVKVSVTSTGIGGPSAAIALEELVNCGADTFIRVGTCGGMDIDVKGGDVVVATGAIRAEGTTKEYAPIEFPAVANFEIANALVQASKELNKTYHAGVVECKDSFYGQHSPETKPVSYDLLNKWDAWLKLGCLASEMESAALFVVASYLKVRVGSVFLVVANQEREKAGLENKQVHDTETAIEVAIQAIRNLIKAENQK; from the coding sequence ATGACAGATTATACAGAAGGCTCAGGAAAACAATACCATATCAATATTGGAAAAGGAGAAGTTGGTAAGTATGTTATATTACCAGGAGATCCTAAAAGATGCAAAAAAATAGCGGAACATTTTGAAAATCCAAAGTTGATTGCTGATAATAGAGAATATACTACTTATACAGGATATTTAGATGGTGTTAAGGTAAGCGTTACATCAACAGGAATAGGTGGACCATCAGCTGCAATAGCATTAGAAGAATTAGTAAACTGTGGTGCTGATACATTTATAAGAGTAGGCACATGTGGTGGAATGGACATAGATGTTAAAGGTGGAGATGTAGTTGTAGCTACTGGAGCAATTAGAGCTGAAGGTACAACTAAAGAATATGCTCCGATTGAATTTCCAGCAGTTGCAAACTTTGAAATTGCAAATGCATTAGTTCAGGCTTCGAAAGAATTAAATAAAACATATCATGCTGGAGTTGTTGAATGTAAGGATTCATTTTATGGCCAACATTCGCCAGAAACAAAGCCTGTTAGTTATGACTTATTAAATAAATGGGACGCGTGGTTAAAGTTAGGATGCCTTGCTTCTGAAATGGAATCGGCTGCTTTATTTGTAGTAGCAAGTTATTTAAAAGTTAGAGTTGGATCAGTCTTTTTAGTAGTTGCTAATCAAGAACGTGAGAAAGCAGGACTTGAAAATAAGCAAGTGCATGATACAGAAACAGCAATAGAAGTTGCAATTCAAGCAATTAGAAATTTAATAAAAGCTGAAAATCAAAAATAA
- a CDS encoding GntR family transcriptional regulator, whose amino-acid sequence MNEFNIIRQEKKLRYVSVYNQLFKMINEGTFPEGSRLPSEPELAKLIGVSRTTLRQALALLQDDGLIRNIRGKGNFIIKSESQKNVGLETMGHPVYKCMNDEIDEVKIQLRIEPSTDYFNQILVNKTAAVVLIDRWYKFQGHAIAYTFTLLPIETISKFNLDLNNQDNILKFLEKDIYEISSDILVEIKYSTSGNFTAKTDPISPENHFHLIQETIYKDSEFPIASNKHYLPIKNSSIKFHPKK is encoded by the coding sequence ATGAATGAATTTAATATAATTCGACAGGAAAAAAAATTACGATATGTAAGTGTATATAATCAACTTTTTAAAATGATAAATGAAGGTACTTTTCCAGAAGGAAGTAGATTGCCCTCAGAACCTGAACTTGCAAAATTAATAGGTGTAAGCAGAACAACATTAAGACAAGCGCTTGCATTATTACAGGATGATGGCCTAATACGTAATATTCGAGGAAAAGGAAATTTTATAATAAAATCCGAATCTCAAAAAAATGTAGGTCTTGAAACAATGGGGCACCCTGTATACAAATGCATGAACGATGAAATTGACGAAGTTAAAATTCAGCTTCGTATAGAACCATCAACAGATTACTTTAATCAAATTTTAGTCAATAAGACTGCTGCCGTAGTCTTAATAGATAGATGGTATAAATTTCAAGGACATGCAATAGCTTATACTTTTACATTATTACCTATTGAAACTATTTCAAAATTTAATTTGGATTTAAACAATCAAGATAATATTTTGAAGTTTTTAGAAAAAGATATTTATGAAATATCCAGCGATATATTAGTTGAAATCAAGTATTCTACTTCTGGAAATTTTACTGCTAAAACCGATCCAATTTCACCAGAAAATCACTTTCATCTAATACAAGAAACTATATATAAGGATTCAGAATTTCCCATTGCATCTAATAAACATTATTTGCCTATAAAAAACAGTTCAATTAAATTCCATCCCAAAAAATAA
- a CDS encoding NupC/NupG family nucleoside CNT transporter, producing the protein MKYIIGIIGLVVVLALAWLGSYDKKNIKYKPIIVMLALQFILGFAILNTEIGNFLVGGIVNGFQVLLKCAGEGVNFVFGGLVNDNQYTFFISVLLPIIFISALIGILQYIKILPIVIKYIGKVLSKVNGMGELESYNAVASAILGQSEVFISVKKQLGLLPKHRLYTLCASAMSTVSMSVVGSYMVLLQPRYVVAALILNLFGGFIIASVINPYNVTEEEDILVVDEKTKQTFFEVLGEYIMDGFKVAITVGAMLVGFVAIITMINTVFKMIFGISFQDILGYVFSPFAFFMGVPLNESIKAASVMATKLVSNEFVAMNLLASGSVELSARATAIVSTFLVSFANFASIGIISGAVKGLNEEQANVVARFGLKLLYGATLVSLLTGTIVGLII; encoded by the coding sequence ATGAAATATATTATTGGAATTATTGGATTAGTTGTTGTTTTAGCACTTGCATGGCTTGGGAGTTATGATAAGAAAAATATAAAGTACAAGCCTATAATCGTAATGCTTGCATTACAATTCATACTTGGCTTTGCTATATTAAATACTGAAATAGGAAATTTTTTAGTAGGTGGTATAGTAAATGGTTTCCAAGTACTACTTAAGTGTGCTGGAGAAGGCGTGAATTTTGTATTTGGTGGATTAGTTAATGATAATCAGTATACATTTTTTATTAGCGTTCTTTTACCAATAATCTTCATTTCAGCTTTAATTGGTATTTTACAATATATAAAAATACTTCCTATTGTAATCAAATATATAGGGAAAGTTTTAAGCAAAGTTAATGGAATGGGAGAATTAGAATCGTATAATGCAGTAGCATCAGCTATTCTTGGACAATCTGAAGTATTTATTTCAGTAAAAAAGCAACTTGGTTTATTACCTAAACATAGATTATATACTCTTTGTGCATCTGCTATGTCAACAGTATCTATGTCCGTAGTGGGTTCTTATATGGTTCTTTTACAGCCTAGATATGTTGTAGCTGCACTTATTTTAAACTTATTTGGTGGATTTATTATAGCATCAGTTATAAATCCATATAATGTAACAGAAGAAGAAGATATTCTAGTAGTTGATGAAAAAACAAAACAAACATTTTTTGAAGTTCTTGGTGAATATATTATGGATGGATTTAAGGTGGCAATTACAGTTGGTGCTATGTTAGTTGGATTTGTAGCAATAATTACCATGATTAATACAGTATTTAAGATGATTTTTGGAATTAGTTTTCAAGATATACTTGGTTATGTATTTTCTCCATTTGCATTCTTTATGGGTGTACCTTTAAATGAATCAATAAAAGCTGCAAGTGTAATGGCAACTAAATTAGTTTCTAATGAATTCGTTGCAATGAACTTATTAGCAAGCGGAAGTGTAGAGTTGTCAGCAAGAGCAACAGCTATTGTTTCTACATTTTTAGTTTCATTTGCAAATTTCGCATCAATTGGAATTATTTCAGGAGCAGTAAAAGGACTTAACGAAGAACAAGCAAATGTTGTTGCACGTTTTGGACTAAAACTATTATATGGTGCAACATTAGTGAGTCTTTTAACAGGAACAATTGTTGGATTAATTATTTAA
- a CDS encoding LiaI-LiaF-like domain-containing protein, which translates to MIKGRRVGTLTAGIVLVVFGILFLLRLISTNINIFQIVSLWPLILISVGVEVIAAYIINKEEIIKYDFKAIILVIILVFFAMGMGGAEFIITHLSEFRGNI; encoded by the coding sequence ATGATTAAGGGACGTAGAGTAGGTACATTAACTGCAGGTATTGTTTTAGTTGTATTTGGTATACTGTTTTTACTTAGATTAATTAGCACTAATATTAATATTTTTCAAATAGTATCCCTATGGCCACTTATATTAATTAGTGTAGGAGTAGAAGTTATTGCAGCCTACATAATAAACAAAGAAGAAATAATAAAATATGATTTTAAGGCAATAATATTAGTTATTATTTTAGTATTCTTTGCTATGGGGATGGGTGGAGCTGAATTTATAATTACCCATTTGTCAGAGTTTAGAGGAAATATTTAA